Proteins encoded by one window of Rutidosis leptorrhynchoides isolate AG116_Rl617_1_P2 chromosome 7, CSIRO_AGI_Rlap_v1, whole genome shotgun sequence:
- the LOC139857532 gene encoding sugar transporter ERD6-like 6, producing the protein MSFRDENEDGRDLRKPFLHTGSWYRMGSRQSSMMTSSQMIRDRSVSVLACVLIVALGPIQFGFTGGYSSPTQIDISRDLNLTVSEFSLFGSLSNVGAMVGAIASGQIAEYIGRKGSLMIAAIPNILGWLAISFSTDSSFLYMGRLLEGFGVGIISYTVPVYIAEIAPQNMRGGLGSVNQLSVTIGIMLSYLLGLFVNWRLLAILGTLPCLILIPGLFFIPESPRWLAKMGMTEDFEASLQVLRGFDTDITQEVNEIKRSVASSNRRTAIRFSDLKQRRYWFPLMIGIGLLVLQQSTGTNGVLFYSSTIFQSAGISNGNIATFGLGAIQVIATAISTWLVDKTGRRILLIISSSGMTLSLILVAASFFIKGYVDDGSTLYTVMGILSVVGVVGMIIGFSLGMGPIPWIIMSEILPVNIKGLAGSIATLANWFICWVVTLTAPLLLTWSSGGTFTLYMVMSAITLVFCALLVPETKGKTLEEIQFSFR; encoded by the exons ATGAGTTTCAGGGACGAAAATGAAGATGGTAGGGATCTCAGGAAACCGTTTCTTCATACCGGTAGTTGGTATCGAATGGGTTCTAGGCAATCAAGTATGATGACGTCATCTCAGATGATCAGAGATCGCTCTGTTTCTGTGCTTGCTTGTGTTCTTATTGTTGCTTTAGGCCCTATTCAGTTCGGTTTCACT GGTGGCTATTCATCACCTACACAAATAGATATTAGTAGAGATCTTAATCTTACAGTCTCTGAG TTTTCATTGTTTGGTTCTTTATCTAATGTGGGTGCTATGGTTGGTGCAATAGCTAGTGGTCAAATTGCAGAGTATATTGGCCGAAAAGGG TCCTTGATGATTGCAGCTATCCCTAATATACTTGGCTGGCTTGCTATATCATTTTCAACA GATTCATCGTTTCTGTACATGGGAAGGTTACTTGAAGGATTTGGAGTAGGGATTATATCTTATACG GTTCCTGTGTATATAGCCGAAATAGCACCGCAAAACATGAGAGGAGGGCTAGGTTCAGTCAACCAG CTTTCGGTCACTATTGGGATTATGCTTTCTTATTTGTTAGGACTATTTGTTAATTGGAGACTACTTGCAATTTTGG GAACGTTGCCTTGTTTAATTTTGATACCCGGTCTCTTTTTTATCCCCGAGTCCCCTAGGTGGTTG GCAAAAATGGGAATGACTGAAGATTTTGAAGCTTCTTTGCAAGTTCTTCGTGGTTTTGATACTGATATCACCCAGGAAGTAAATGAAATTAAG AGGTCTGTGGCATCATCAAACCGAAGAACTGCAATTCGTTTCTCAGATCTTAAACAAAGAAGATATTGGTTTCCTCTGATG ATAGGAATTGGCTTACTTGTTCTTCAGCAGTCAACCGGAACCAATGGTGTTCTTTTTTATTCCAGCACCATTTTCCAATCTGCAG GGATATCTAATGGTAATATTGCTACATTTGGGCTCGGCGCTATTCAA GTTATTGCCACTGCAATTTCAACATGGCTAGTTGACAAAACAGGACGAAGGATTCTGCTCATT ATCTCTTCTTCTGGAATGACTCTTAGTCTCATACTTGTTGCAGCATCCTTCTTCATTAAG GGTTATGTGGACGACGGATCGACCTTGTATACTGTAATGGGCATCTTATCAGTAGTTGGAGTTGtg GGCATGATTATTGGTTTTTCTCTTGGTATGGGGCCGATTCCGTGGATTATAATGTCAGAG ATTCTTCCTGTTAATATAAAAGGACTTGCTGGTAGTATAGCCACATTAGCCAATTGGTTTATTTGCTGGGTCGTTACATTAACAGCTCCCTTACTTTTGACATGGAGTAGCGGAG GAACCTTCACTCTTTACATGGTAATGAGCGCTATAACACTCGTCTTCTGTGCACTTTTGGTACCAGAGACGAAGGGTAAAACGTTGGAGGAGATTCAGTTTTCGTTCAGATGA
- the LOC139857531 gene encoding uncharacterized protein isoform X1: MTPIAASHSLSLTSNSLRINSKTVSDSISHIDIYLSVSIPKCVFKSNNCKMRIPKTRTLSFCFSILFSSPSRFPQFHPDSSFRSSSYRSFFATKRSKGASYKMNAFSDEVTSEIQGANGCGITQVPCVWASPEGGQKIDIGKHIFCNRAVNMKNIVAVGFDMDYTLAQYKPETFESLAYNGTVKKLVTNLGYPNELLDWSFDWTYMVRGLVLDKRRGNILKMDRHKYVKVAYHGFRLLSKDEKVATYGNTLIRDAFDEPDYALIDTLFSLAEAYLFAQLVDFKDNNPGKISEEKDYFRMYRDVRAAVDLCHRDGTLKQMVADNPKLYINEDNSLVPMLQMLKTSGLAVFLVTNSLWDYTNVVMNFLCGPQKLDGSSSLTLDWLKHFEVVITGSAKPKFFQDENRASLFAVDTDSGMLINTDNGSPMAQVGGPCLDLPDQMPNKPYKVFQGGNVGHLHKLLSIESSSQVLYVGDHIYGDILRSKKVLGWRTMLVVPELEKEVKLLWYLRDTRKQLISLRSERDQIEDQIHHLNWSLQCECLDAQEKEKVSSKLELLEVQRERVRVTHQEAQKVFHEKFHKVWGQLMKTGYQNSRFAHQVERFACLYTSQISNLGLYSPAKYYRPSEDFMPHEFDVISL, encoded by the exons ATGACTCCTATTGCAGCATCGCATTCATTATCATTGACATCAAACTCGTTACGAATCAACTCAAAAACCGTATCGGATTCAATTAGTCACATTGATATATATTTATCTGTATCTATACCTAAATGCGTATTTAAATCAAACAATTGTAAGATGCGTATTCCTAAAACACGTACACTTTCTTTTTGTTTTTCTATTTTATTCTCTTCACCTTCTCGTTTTCCCCAATTTCATCCAGATTCATCGTTTCGTTCATCTTCTTACAGAAGCTTCTTCGCTACCAAAAGGTCTAAAG GAGCAAGCTATAAAATGAATGCTTTTAGTGACGAAGTTACATCAGAGATACAAGGAGCTAATGGATGTGGAATAACTCAGGTTCCATGTGTATGGGCATCTCCTGAAGGAGGGCAAAAAATCGATATTGGGAAGCATATATTTTGTAACAGGGCTGTGAATATGAAAAATATAGTTGCTGTAGGATTTGATATGGATTATACTCTGGCACAGTACAAACCTGAAACATTTGAGTCCCTTGCGTATAATGGCACCGTCAAAAAGTTAGTGACAAACTTGGGGTACCCTAATGAG TTACTTGATTGGTCTTTTGATTGGACTTACATGGTCAGAGGACTGGTTCTTGACAAGAGGAGAGGAAATATATTGAAG ATGGACAGACATAAGTATGTGAAAGTGGCTTATCATGGATTCAGGCTGTTGTCAAAGGATGAGAAGGTTGCTACATATGGAAACACCCTAATTCGAGATGCATTTGATGAGCCTGATTATGCACTCATTGATACCCTTTTCTCGCTAGCTGAAGCTTATTTATTCGCTCAGCTGGTTGACTTTAAGGATAATAATCCTGGCAAAATCTCAGAAGAAAAAGA CTACTTTCGCATGTACAGAGATGTTCGGGCTGCAGTGGATCTGTGCCATCGTGATGGTACTTTAAAGCAGATGGTTGCAGATAATCCAAAACT GTACATCAATGAAGACAACTCGTTAGTCCCAATGCTTCAGATGCTTAAAACTTCTGGTTTAGCTGTGTTCCTGGTGACAAACAG CCTTTGGGACTACACAAATGTGGTCATGAACTTCCTATGTGGGCCCCAAAAGCTTGATGGCAGCTCTTCACTGACTCTTGACTGGCTCAAACATTTCGAAGTTGTCATAACTGGAAG TGCAAAGCCGAAGTTCTTCCAAGATGAAAATCGTGCTAGTCTTTTTGCTGTGGACACTGATTCAGGAATGCTTATCAATACTGATAATGGTAGTCCTATGGCTCAG GTGGGGGGCCCATGTTTAGATCTGCCAGATCAGATGCCCAATAAACCCTACAAAGTGTTTCAGGGAGGCAATGTTGGCCATCTGCATAAACTACTGAGTATCGAATCAAGTTCACAG GTTCTTTACGTTGGAGATCATATATACGGGGATATTTTGCGCAGTAAAAAAGTCCTGG GTTGGAGAACCATGCTTGTTGTTCCTGAACTTGAAAAGGAAGTTAAACTTTTATGGTACTTGCGGGACACCCGTAAG CAACTTATATCACTTCGGAGCGAGCGAGATCAGATAGAAGATCAAATCCATCACTTAAATTGGTCTCTTCA GTGTGAATGTTTGGATGCACAGGAAAAGGAGAAGGTTTCGTCGAAGCTTGAACTACTCGAG GTACAACGTGAACGTGTTCGGGTAACACATCAAGAAGCACAAAAAGTGTTTCATGAGAAG TTCCACAAGGTGTGGGGCCAGTTAATGAAAACGGGGTACCAGAACTCGCGATTCGCTCACCAG GTGGAACGATTTGCATGTCTATATACAAGTCAAATTAGTAATCTGGGACTATATTCTCCTGCCAAATACTATAGACCAAGCGAAGATTTCATGCCGCACGAGTTTGATGTTATCTCTTTATGA
- the LOC139857531 gene encoding uncharacterized protein isoform X2, translating into MTPIAASHSLSLTSNSLRINSKTVSDSISHIDIYLSVSIPKCVFKSNNYSSFRSSSYRSFFATKRSKGASYKMNAFSDEVTSEIQGANGCGITQVPCVWASPEGGQKIDIGKHIFCNRAVNMKNIVAVGFDMDYTLAQYKPETFESLAYNGTVKKLVTNLGYPNELLDWSFDWTYMVRGLVLDKRRGNILKMDRHKYVKVAYHGFRLLSKDEKVATYGNTLIRDAFDEPDYALIDTLFSLAEAYLFAQLVDFKDNNPGKISEEKDYFRMYRDVRAAVDLCHRDGTLKQMVADNPKLYINEDNSLVPMLQMLKTSGLAVFLVTNSLWDYTNVVMNFLCGPQKLDGSSSLTLDWLKHFEVVITGSAKPKFFQDENRASLFAVDTDSGMLINTDNGSPMAQVGGPCLDLPDQMPNKPYKVFQGGNVGHLHKLLSIESSSQVLYVGDHIYGDILRSKKVLGWRTMLVVPELEKEVKLLWYLRDTRKQLISLRSERDQIEDQIHHLNWSLQCECLDAQEKEKVSSKLELLEVQRERVRVTHQEAQKVFHEKFHKVWGQLMKTGYQNSRFAHQVERFACLYTSQISNLGLYSPAKYYRPSEDFMPHEFDVISL; encoded by the exons ATGACTCCTATTGCAGCATCGCATTCATTATCATTGACATCAAACTCGTTACGAATCAACTCAAAAACCGTATCGGATTCAATTAGTCACATTGATATATATTTATCTGTATCTATACCTAAATGCGTATTTAAATCAAACAATT ATTCATCGTTTCGTTCATCTTCTTACAGAAGCTTCTTCGCTACCAAAAGGTCTAAAG GAGCAAGCTATAAAATGAATGCTTTTAGTGACGAAGTTACATCAGAGATACAAGGAGCTAATGGATGTGGAATAACTCAGGTTCCATGTGTATGGGCATCTCCTGAAGGAGGGCAAAAAATCGATATTGGGAAGCATATATTTTGTAACAGGGCTGTGAATATGAAAAATATAGTTGCTGTAGGATTTGATATGGATTATACTCTGGCACAGTACAAACCTGAAACATTTGAGTCCCTTGCGTATAATGGCACCGTCAAAAAGTTAGTGACAAACTTGGGGTACCCTAATGAG TTACTTGATTGGTCTTTTGATTGGACTTACATGGTCAGAGGACTGGTTCTTGACAAGAGGAGAGGAAATATATTGAAG ATGGACAGACATAAGTATGTGAAAGTGGCTTATCATGGATTCAGGCTGTTGTCAAAGGATGAGAAGGTTGCTACATATGGAAACACCCTAATTCGAGATGCATTTGATGAGCCTGATTATGCACTCATTGATACCCTTTTCTCGCTAGCTGAAGCTTATTTATTCGCTCAGCTGGTTGACTTTAAGGATAATAATCCTGGCAAAATCTCAGAAGAAAAAGA CTACTTTCGCATGTACAGAGATGTTCGGGCTGCAGTGGATCTGTGCCATCGTGATGGTACTTTAAAGCAGATGGTTGCAGATAATCCAAAACT GTACATCAATGAAGACAACTCGTTAGTCCCAATGCTTCAGATGCTTAAAACTTCTGGTTTAGCTGTGTTCCTGGTGACAAACAG CCTTTGGGACTACACAAATGTGGTCATGAACTTCCTATGTGGGCCCCAAAAGCTTGATGGCAGCTCTTCACTGACTCTTGACTGGCTCAAACATTTCGAAGTTGTCATAACTGGAAG TGCAAAGCCGAAGTTCTTCCAAGATGAAAATCGTGCTAGTCTTTTTGCTGTGGACACTGATTCAGGAATGCTTATCAATACTGATAATGGTAGTCCTATGGCTCAG GTGGGGGGCCCATGTTTAGATCTGCCAGATCAGATGCCCAATAAACCCTACAAAGTGTTTCAGGGAGGCAATGTTGGCCATCTGCATAAACTACTGAGTATCGAATCAAGTTCACAG GTTCTTTACGTTGGAGATCATATATACGGGGATATTTTGCGCAGTAAAAAAGTCCTGG GTTGGAGAACCATGCTTGTTGTTCCTGAACTTGAAAAGGAAGTTAAACTTTTATGGTACTTGCGGGACACCCGTAAG CAACTTATATCACTTCGGAGCGAGCGAGATCAGATAGAAGATCAAATCCATCACTTAAATTGGTCTCTTCA GTGTGAATGTTTGGATGCACAGGAAAAGGAGAAGGTTTCGTCGAAGCTTGAACTACTCGAG GTACAACGTGAACGTGTTCGGGTAACACATCAAGAAGCACAAAAAGTGTTTCATGAGAAG TTCCACAAGGTGTGGGGCCAGTTAATGAAAACGGGGTACCAGAACTCGCGATTCGCTCACCAG GTGGAACGATTTGCATGTCTATATACAAGTCAAATTAGTAATCTGGGACTATATTCTCCTGCCAAATACTATAGACCAAGCGAAGATTTCATGCCGCACGAGTTTGATGTTATCTCTTTATGA
- the LOC139857531 gene encoding uncharacterized protein isoform X3, which produces MNAFSDEVTSEIQGANGCGITQVPCVWASPEGGQKIDIGKHIFCNRAVNMKNIVAVGFDMDYTLAQYKPETFESLAYNGTVKKLVTNLGYPNELLDWSFDWTYMVRGLVLDKRRGNILKMDRHKYVKVAYHGFRLLSKDEKVATYGNTLIRDAFDEPDYALIDTLFSLAEAYLFAQLVDFKDNNPGKISEEKDYFRMYRDVRAAVDLCHRDGTLKQMVADNPKLYINEDNSLVPMLQMLKTSGLAVFLVTNSLWDYTNVVMNFLCGPQKLDGSSSLTLDWLKHFEVVITGSAKPKFFQDENRASLFAVDTDSGMLINTDNGSPMAQVGGPCLDLPDQMPNKPYKVFQGGNVGHLHKLLSIESSSQVLYVGDHIYGDILRSKKVLGWRTMLVVPELEKEVKLLWYLRDTRKQLISLRSERDQIEDQIHHLNWSLQCECLDAQEKEKVSSKLELLEVQRERVRVTHQEAQKVFHEKFHKVWGQLMKTGYQNSRFAHQVERFACLYTSQISNLGLYSPAKYYRPSEDFMPHEFDVISL; this is translated from the exons ATGAATGCTTTTAGTGACGAAGTTACATCAGAGATACAAGGAGCTAATGGATGTGGAATAACTCAGGTTCCATGTGTATGGGCATCTCCTGAAGGAGGGCAAAAAATCGATATTGGGAAGCATATATTTTGTAACAGGGCTGTGAATATGAAAAATATAGTTGCTGTAGGATTTGATATGGATTATACTCTGGCACAGTACAAACCTGAAACATTTGAGTCCCTTGCGTATAATGGCACCGTCAAAAAGTTAGTGACAAACTTGGGGTACCCTAATGAG TTACTTGATTGGTCTTTTGATTGGACTTACATGGTCAGAGGACTGGTTCTTGACAAGAGGAGAGGAAATATATTGAAG ATGGACAGACATAAGTATGTGAAAGTGGCTTATCATGGATTCAGGCTGTTGTCAAAGGATGAGAAGGTTGCTACATATGGAAACACCCTAATTCGAGATGCATTTGATGAGCCTGATTATGCACTCATTGATACCCTTTTCTCGCTAGCTGAAGCTTATTTATTCGCTCAGCTGGTTGACTTTAAGGATAATAATCCTGGCAAAATCTCAGAAGAAAAAGA CTACTTTCGCATGTACAGAGATGTTCGGGCTGCAGTGGATCTGTGCCATCGTGATGGTACTTTAAAGCAGATGGTTGCAGATAATCCAAAACT GTACATCAATGAAGACAACTCGTTAGTCCCAATGCTTCAGATGCTTAAAACTTCTGGTTTAGCTGTGTTCCTGGTGACAAACAG CCTTTGGGACTACACAAATGTGGTCATGAACTTCCTATGTGGGCCCCAAAAGCTTGATGGCAGCTCTTCACTGACTCTTGACTGGCTCAAACATTTCGAAGTTGTCATAACTGGAAG TGCAAAGCCGAAGTTCTTCCAAGATGAAAATCGTGCTAGTCTTTTTGCTGTGGACACTGATTCAGGAATGCTTATCAATACTGATAATGGTAGTCCTATGGCTCAG GTGGGGGGCCCATGTTTAGATCTGCCAGATCAGATGCCCAATAAACCCTACAAAGTGTTTCAGGGAGGCAATGTTGGCCATCTGCATAAACTACTGAGTATCGAATCAAGTTCACAG GTTCTTTACGTTGGAGATCATATATACGGGGATATTTTGCGCAGTAAAAAAGTCCTGG GTTGGAGAACCATGCTTGTTGTTCCTGAACTTGAAAAGGAAGTTAAACTTTTATGGTACTTGCGGGACACCCGTAAG CAACTTATATCACTTCGGAGCGAGCGAGATCAGATAGAAGATCAAATCCATCACTTAAATTGGTCTCTTCA GTGTGAATGTTTGGATGCACAGGAAAAGGAGAAGGTTTCGTCGAAGCTTGAACTACTCGAG GTACAACGTGAACGTGTTCGGGTAACACATCAAGAAGCACAAAAAGTGTTTCATGAGAAG TTCCACAAGGTGTGGGGCCAGTTAATGAAAACGGGGTACCAGAACTCGCGATTCGCTCACCAG GTGGAACGATTTGCATGTCTATATACAAGTCAAATTAGTAATCTGGGACTATATTCTCCTGCCAAATACTATAGACCAAGCGAAGATTTCATGCCGCACGAGTTTGATGTTATCTCTTTATGA